A window of the Hordeum vulgare subsp. vulgare chromosome 5H, MorexV3_pseudomolecules_assembly, whole genome shotgun sequence genome harbors these coding sequences:
- the LOC123451877 gene encoding disease resistance protein PIK6-NP-like codes for MEATVCATHGAMVSVLRKLGALLSDEYKLLTSVKGDIMFLKAELESIHAFLKKMSEFEDPDELSKCWIKAVRELSYDIEGGIDSFMLSLGGESSRKPRGCKGLLSRCMDLMKHSKARHRMAKKIKVLKQSAIEVSSRCARYKVDDVISRPGRTSIDPRLPAFFTETTRLIGINGPRDKLIKLLTEGECATAQQLKVVSIVGSGGLGKTTLANQVYQKLEGQFEYQAFVSVSQKPDLKKILRNILSQICWQECTSNQAWNEQQLINTIRQFLKHKRYFIVIDDIWGTPVWRAIKCAFPENSSSSRILTTTRIITVAKYCSSQHYDHMYEIKPLSATHSKSLFFKRAFGSEGGCPLQLREVSDEILKKCGGLPLAIITVASLLANKASTKEEWLRIRNSLGSALEKDLDMEEMKKILFLSYNDLPYHLKTCLLYLSIFPEDYVIKRDRLVRRWIAEGFIIVEGGQDLEEVGEGYFSDLINRSLIEPVEIQYDGRADACRVHDMILDLIISKSIEENFVTLSGDKKLNSLPYDKVRRLSLNYHAQEHTMVPSNMIVSHVRSLTIFGCAEAEHMLSLTNFQSVRVLDIENREVLEHKYLKHISRLSQLKYLRLNVRRITALPEQLGELQNLQTLDLRWSWVKKLPASIVQLQQLTCLLVNSAELPEGIGNMRALRELSEIEINQKTCLTSLLELGSLTKLRILELNLNWHISSTNSGMKAREDNLVMSLCKLGMLNLRSIQIQSYHSCSLDFLIDSWFPPPHLLQRFEMSINYYFPIIPKWVASLEHLSYLGIYVNPVDEETFRVLGNLPSLLFLWITSRTARPIERIIINNNGFRYLKEFYFTCWDSRTGLMFEAGAMPELENLRVPFNAHGVFPLSGDLDFGIQNLYSLKHLHIEIVCYGANIREVEALEHAVKNAAGCLSDELTLEVSRWDEEEIVKDGEHKLVEEEVDADN; via the exons ATGGAGGCCACTGTATGTGCAACACATGGAGCCATGGTCTCTGTGTTACGGAAGTTGGGTGCTTTGCTCTCTGATGAATATAAACTTCTCACCAGTGTGAAGGGTGATATCATGTTCCTGAAAGCCGAGCTTGAGAGCATTCATGCTTTCCTCAAGAAGATGTCCGAGTTTGAGGACCCCGATGAGCTGTCCAAGTGCTGGATTAAGGCGGTGCGGGAGCTGTCCTACGACATCGAGGGCGGCATCGACAGTTTCATGCTGTCCCTGGGTGGCGAGTCCAGCCGCAAACCCCGTGGCTGCAAGGGACTCCTGAGCAGGTGCATGGATTTGATGAAACATTCCAAGGCACGCCATCGGATGGCcaagaaaatcaaagttctcaaacAAAGCGCTATCGAGGTTAGCAGTCGGTGTGCGAGGTACAAGGTTGATGATGTTATCTCCAGGCCGGGCAGGACAAGCATAGATCCTCGTTTACCAGCATTTTTCACGGAGACGACGAGGCTCATTGGCATCAATGGCCCAAGGGATAAACTCATCAAGTTGCTAACAGAAGGGGAATGTGCAACGGCGCAACAGCTAAAGGTGGTGTCCATTGTTGGGTCTGGCGGCCTTGGAAAGACTACTCTTGCTAATCAAGTGTACCAGAAGCTCGAAGGGCAATTTGAATATCAAGCTTTTGTGTCGGTGTCCCAAAAACCTGACCTAAAGAAGATTTTGAGAAATATACTTTCTCAGATCTGCTGGCAAGAGTGCACCAGCAATCAAGCATGGAATGAGCAGCAACTCATCAACACAATAAGACAGTTCCTCAAGCataaaag GTACTTCATAGTAATCGATGATATATGGGGCACACCAGTATGGAGAGCAATCAAATGTGCTTTTCCTGAAAATAGTTCATCCAGCAGAATACTTACAACAACGCGTATCATCACCGTAGCCAAGTATTGTAGCTCTCAGCACTATGATCATATGTATGAAATAAAGCCTCTTAGTGCAACTCACTCTAAGAGCTTATTTTTCAAACGAGCGTTTGGCTCTGAAGGTGGATGCCCTCTTCAACTGAGGGAAGTTTCAGatgaaatattaaaaaaatgtgGTGGCTTGCCATTGGCAATCATTACAGTAGCTAGCTTATTGGCAAATAAAGCTAGTACCAAAGAAGAATGGCTGAGGATACGGAATTCTCTTGGTTCAGCACTTGAAAAGGATTTAGACatggaagagatgaagaagatatTGTTCCTTAGTTACAATGATCTTCCCTACCATTTGAAGACATGTTTGCTATATCTAAGTATATTCCCTGAAGATTATGTGATCAAGAGGGATCGACTGGTAAGGAGATGGATCGCAGAAGGTTTTATCATTGTAGAAGGTGGACAGGATCTGGAGGAAGTAGGAGAAGGCTATTTCAGCGATCTTATAAACAGAAGCTTGATTGAACCAGTTGAAATCCAGTATGATGGTCGAGCTGATGCTTGCCGTGTCCATGATATGATTCTCGACCTAATTATATCCAAGTCAATTGAAGAAAATTTTGTAACCTTATCCGGTGACAAAAAACTTAACTCACTTCCATATGATAAGGTTCGTCGACTATCCCTGAACTATCATGCTCAAGAACATACTATGGTACCATCGAACATGATTGTTTCTCATGTTAGATCCCTCACTATCTTTGGATGTGCTGAAGCTGAACACATGCTTTCTCTTACAAACTTTCAATCCGTAAGAGTGTTAGATATAGAAAATAGAGAGGTGTTGGAACACAAATATCTTAAACACATAAGCAGGCTTTCTCAGCTGAAGTACCTTCGACTCAATGTTAGAAGAATCACTGCACTTCctgaacaacttggagagttgcagAATTTACAGACCTTAGACTTAAGATGGTCATGGGTAAAGAAGTTGCCAGCTAGTATTGTTCAACTGCAGCAACTGACATGCCTTTTAGTTAACAGTGCAGAGTTGCCCGAAGGGATTGGGAATATGCGAGCTCTACGGGAATTATCAGAGATTGAAATCAACCAGAAGACCTGTCTGACCTCTTTGCTGGAGCTGGGCAGTCTGACCAAACTAAGAATACTTGAGCTGAACCTGAATTGGCACATAAGTAGTACAAACAGTGGCATGAAAGCTCGTGAAGATAACTTGGTCATGTCCCTCTGCAAACTAGGCATGCTCAACCTTCGTTCCATACAAATTCAGAGCTACCATTCTTGTTCCCTTGATTTCCTAATTGACTCTTGGTTTCCTCCTCCTCATCTACTCCAGAGATTTGAGATGTCCATTAACTACTATTTCCCCATAATCCCAAAGTGGGTAGCCTCACTTGAGCACCTCTCTTACCTAGGCATCTATGTCAATCCAGTGGACGAGGAAACATTCCGAGTCCTTGGTAACCTGCCCTCTCTATTATTTCTCTGGATAACTTCAAGAACAGCAAGACCTATAGAAAGGATCATTATCAACAATAATGGATTCCGATACCTGAAAGAATTCTACTTCACTTGCTGGGACAGCAGGACAGGGCTGATGTTTGAAGCAGGAGCCATGCCGGAGCTTGAGAACCTCCGGGTTCCATTTAATGCGCATGGTGTGTTCCCTTTGAGTGGTGATCTTGATTTCGGCATCCAGAATCTGTATTCGCTCAAGCATCTCCACATCGAGATAGTTTGTTATGGCGCAAACATTAGGGAGGTGGAGGCCTTGGAGCATGCTGTCAAGAATGCGGCTGGCTGTCTTTCAGATGAGCTCACTCTGGAAgtgagtagatgggatgaagaagAGATTGTTAAGGATGGGGAGCATAAACTGGTAGAGGAGGAGGTTGATGCTGACAATTGA